CACCTATCATTGATCCTGCCACGGCTGGCTGCAGTTGTGCAACAGATTTTGTCACAATGAATCAGATGAGTTAGACATGAATCTTTTTcgagtttaagttatatacaccGTTAGTGTAAAGTATCTTTTACGCTATCAGGTCATCCTAATTTCTCTTGCTTCGAGATTAAGAATTCCACATTTTAAGGAGACTCATTGTTTGTTGACCTGATGGTGTATATAcgtaaactcaattttttttttctgtatgcaacaaaatgatgaaaactGGAAAATACCTGATCCAGTATAAATCTCACAGCAACTGTTGGAATAGAGACTCCATGTTTGTTGGCCACAGTTTTCAGTATCCTCAGCAACTCTTGGAAGAGACTCCACCCTCCCCAAGCGTCAACCATCTGCAATTTGTTTTTCAAACACGGTAAATTTGTTGATGTAAATACCTCATATAATTCAGAAACTATATCTTGCTGTTAAAAAAAGAAGCATTTCTAATGCTAACGAAACAGGAGGGACACAATACAGTTCGTTGTGCTCTGGTTCCCCAAATATAGGTGAATCCAGGATTTGAAGGTTATGAGTTCTGAAGTTTCGATATTGGAACAACCCATTCAAACATTACTGCAAATAGTAGTTTTTTCAGGGAAATTACCCTTTTGTACTTCTGTAGTGAAGGAGTGTTCAATGCAGGACCAGCAAAAGGTATCGTTAAGTTGGTATCGAGGAACTTTTCAGATAATAACCCTCCCATTACTGTTCCATACCTGCATTCAAAGAAAATTTAGTAATACATCAGTCATTTAGGTCATAGAAATGAAGGTACTTTTCCGGTTGCAGAATTACTGAGAAGTAATAAAGGAGATGCTCATTCTTGGAATCCCAGAATTAGAGAAAACTAGACTCAATCTAATATCAGGCAGTTATGTAAGCATGCGGCAGGCCTAGCTGGATGCCTATTAGACAATCACattaacaaattaaataaatgatGTATCGTTGCAGCAAATTTGCTGCACCCTAACaagttgagagagagagagagagagagacgtTATAAGTTTGACTCCCGTAAGCTGACAAAGCTCTGCCATTTTCTGTTGAGGACGCATATCAACAATTGAATGTTGTACCTACAGAAACAAATCCTTTTATTTCAGAGCTGAAAATACGAAGAGCAGAACAATGAGAACTGCCTAGAACTCGATACCTGATTGCTAACAACCGGAATCCCATTTTCCAGAATTATCCTTAATCTCTCGGTGTCAAAATTAGTCAAAGCAATGGTCTTAATCTTGCCTGCAAGTCAGCTGTGTCACTATATAGCCTAATCGACAACTCCGGAATGAAAAACTCCAAAGACAGAAATATACAACTAACCTTCGCCTTTGAGATCTGTGAGGTGCTTTAGTGCGTCTAAGTAACCAGGATTAGAGTAATCCCACCTGGTGTTCAAGCAGAGTAGCAAAGAGTAAGAGAAATTAACAGCTTCCTTTCCTTATTATTCAGTTGATAAACCGTAAAGACTATTATTTAGATTGGACTAGTGCAATATGAAAAAGATTTCTTCTTGGGTCCCAAGGGCCAAAATTTGTCTGATATGAATTATGAGACACTTCAACTTGAACAAGATAAGTTGCCCCTTGACCTATTGGCTAGTGCAACTTACAGTATGATCTTTTTGTACTTAACCAAATTAAATCTGGAGATAATAAGAAGAGCTATAACTCCATGGTGTTATTTCATATCTCAACATCAGATTAACCGTCTATTATTAATTTATCACTGCTATTTCGCAGCACTTGAACAATGACATTGAGTTGTATATTAACAAATACGGGTGGTTATTACCAATGAAATTGAAGCATGTCCAAGGATGCAACATCCATCCTTCTTCTTGAAACATCAATGCTCTCACTGACAAAACTGCGGGTCATCTTGACCGGTGGTGGAACCCATTTGGTAAGACTGCATAGGAAAATCAGTAAGAATAAGTTTATGGGTTGAATACTTCCCTCAAGCTTAACACAGAGCATTCTATGTTAATAAAGAAACATGCCTTTTGTTACTCACCCTCTCACAGTTTCTAGAAGTTCTGGTGGGCGCTCTCTGCGTACTCTGTTAATGAAGATGCCATAAAGATCTTCAGCAGGTCCATCTGCAAAGCCAACCATGATACGAAAACATTTACGTTCAAGTATCGAGTCTTTGAGATCCAACTCAAAAACTTCTCTAATCCTACAAAATATGTTCCGTTAGCACGTATCAACAAAACTAGATCGATTAATACAATGCAAGTCACGTGTCACATAGAAACAGTCCACCAGCATGAAATTATGACATAAGCAAATGTGAGCATAGCTGCAACAATAGACAAGAAAAGATTAATGTCTACATATATCAGCCAAGTCGAAAGTGTT
This region of Solanum dulcamara chromosome 9, daSolDulc1.2, whole genome shotgun sequence genomic DNA includes:
- the LOC129902955 gene encoding flagellar radial spoke protein 5-like, producing MGSTAISTQQAFCNLQKFTPLSYASSGRSIRSRRKLTVPIRCCSPAAAAAKENRREQRAIVKYGKDSLDICRVVNGMWQASGGWGRIERDGAVDAMLQYADAGLNTFDLADIYGPAEDLYGIFINRVRRERPPELLETVRGLTKWVPPPVKMTRSFVSESIDVSRRRMDVASLDMLQFHWWDYSNPGYLDALKHLTDLKGEGKIKTIALTNFDTERLRIILENGIPVVSNQVQHSIVDMRPQQKMAELCQLTGVKLITYGTVMGGLLSEKFLDTNLTIPFAGPALNTPSLQKYKRMVDAWGGWSLFQELLRILKTVANKHGVSIPTVAVRFILDQPAVAGSMIGVRLGLSQHIKDANAVFSLVLDEEDISNILQVTNKDRDLQKVIGDCGDELWRA